GCCCAACTTAGAATCTTGCGTGGCGTAACTGAAGTTGAGGGACATATCGACCGCCTGCCCAAGGCGAATCGCACCACTGTCGAGGTTCAGATGCTGCAACGCCAACGATTGCCCGGTAACTGCGTCTTGCCAATCAAGGGTCGCATCATTGATTGCCACGCCACCGATGGCCAGAGACGTCGCATTCCGCGTGGCAGCCGGAGCAGAACCGGGCGAAGCGCCGGATTCAGATGCTGATGGACGGGCTAACAAATCCGCCCAATTGGTCACTCCGTCGCTGTTCCGAGCCAAATGGATGGTTGCCCCATCGAGGACAAGTTTCCCGACTTCAAACTGGCCCTTAAGCAGAGGAAGAAACGCGGCTTTCACTTCGACCGTTTTGGCCGTAACCATGTCCTTTGGGGAAAAGCCCGGCGCATTACCCAGAGCAACATCTCGCACCGACACGCCCAGCCACGGAAACAGCGTGAGCTTGATCGGCCCGCCCAACTCAATGCTCCGTCCGGTCTTTTCCTGCACGAGGCTGGAAATTTTATCTTTGTAATCATTGGGATCGAACGTGGCGACAAAGGCAACCGCTGCAATGACCAACACCAGAATCAGAGCAACGACCCACATAACAATTCGTTTGATCCACTTCATTACAGCACCTATCTTGGTAAAACCACGTTTCGTGAAACAGCCGGGGAATTTTCGGGCGTCAACCCCCTCAAAAGTTCACAGAAATTTCAGACAAATCTTTGCTTGGGGCCAACTTTAGCAGACAATAAGTTGTGACGGGCACTATGCAAGGATCAGGCAAGGATTTGGTGATCCGTTTCCAATTCATCCATCAAGACCGAGTAACCAAACGCTTCATGGGCATTACCATAAAACTTTTCGCCAGCCTGCGTGAGCAGTTCGCGCGCGATGAGCTGAAAACAACTGACACACCAGCCACCGTACACGATGCTTGGCTACGCATCACGCAGAAAGAGCGACCCGCCAATATTCTGGCTGCGGTAAATCACGAATACGTCAACTTTGATCACCCCTTAAATGATGGCGATGAAGTGGCATTTTTTCCGCCGGTGACCGGTGGCTAGAGAGCAGAACATGACTCCAGAAATCCAACAGATGCTGGCGCGCCGCCAACGATTCATCAAGCGATGGCCTGTCGTCGCCCTGGTTGCTGCTGCCGTAACCCTGAGCTTTTATGCATGGGCATTCATCAAGCAGCCGATACTCGTAAACCCCGTTCACGTCGTTCACCTGATTCAGAACAACGCACTGGATAGTGCGACTCAATCACTTCTAGCCATCGTCGCGCCGCTGATGTTTTTGACTGTCGGCGCGCTCCTTCTTCTACTGCTGTTATTCGTGACCGTCGGACTGATCAACGAAGGCCGTCTGATCCGTCTTCTGGAGCAAAAACAAGCGCCCTAAATCCTTTGCGTAAATCTTTATTTTTTGTGATCATCCTGTAAAACAAAAAGTATAAAAAGGAACATGATTTCAGGCAGGCTCGGTTCGACGACTTATCCCGATCACATTTCATGGAGAAAACAGCATGTCCCTCATCAAAAAACCACTGAAAACACGTCCGGTTTGCAAAGTCACCTTCACCTTGCCGCCTGCTTATGGAGTAGAGGCAGAGGCTGTAACGTTGGTTGGCGATTTCAACGAATGGTCACAAGAAAGCCATCCCCTGAAAAAAGGGAAAAGTGACGGGAGCTTCAGCATCACGGTTGATCTTCCCGTCAACGAGAAATTCCAGTTTCGATATCTGATCAACGGCGCCACTTGGATAAATGATGATCAGGCCGACGAGTACACCCCTTCACCATTCGGCAACGAAAGTAACAGCGTCGTTCGCACCTGAAAAGATAGGCGCATACCCGCGTGAATTTACTAAAACCCGAACGGACGCCAGAGGAACATCATGGACGCGCTTGAAACACTTAACTATAAATTCGCAGATTGCGAGGGTCTTGAATTCGTCAAGATCGGTGATCTTACCCTTGCAAAAATCGATACCCCGCTTACCCAAGCAATCGTCGCCGTTCAAGGTGCACAAATTGTCGAATGGAAACCTGCCAATGAAGACCAACTTGTTGTCTGGCGGGCAAAGGAACCGACTTACGAAACGGGTAAATCCGTGCGTGGCGGCGTACCGATCTGCTGGCCGTGGTTTGGTAATCACCCCAATCTGACCATGGCGCATGGTTTTGTGCGATTCAAGGATTGGATTCTGATGAACGCCCAATGCGACTCCGATGGCCAGATGCACATGCACTGGCGAATCACGGACGATGCCGAGTCCCTTGCTTTATGGCCACACCGCTTCGAGTTGGATGTGATCATGCATATCGGCACCGAGTTGCGCATCCAGTTGGTGACCCACAACACCGGGGACGAATCGTTCAGCATCACTCAGGGGATGCACACCTACCTGAATCTCGGCGATACGCGCAGCACGGTCATTCGCGGGCTGGAAGGCGGATACTATCTGGACAAGCTAAAAGGGTTCGCCCGCACACCGCAAGACGACATTATCACCATCACCGGCGCCATGGACCGTATCTATTTCGGCACCACGCACACCGTCGAGGTGGAAGACGCCGAATTCAATAGAGTCATTGTCGTGGCCAAAGAAGGAAGTCATTCGACCGTCGTCTGGAACCCGGACGAAAATGTGCCATCCGGCATGCTTCCTGAGGAGTCGAGAAACATGGTTTGCGTTGAAGCCGTGAATGCCGCCGACGATACCGTCTCGATCGCTCCGGGCGAACGCAAGATACTGGGCACCACAATCTCAGTCCGGCCAATGAACTGAACAAAGGGCCAGCGCTATCTTTCATCCCGAGCAGACTGCTTCAAATCAAGTATCGCTGTAACCGCATGACGACCCGATCCAACTGCTGCGACTCAAGCGGGCCAAGATCGACAAACTCGGCCCCAAAGATCCACTCGCCCGGGGAAACAATGCGCTGATTGCGAATCACGAGATTCACCGACAGATCGGCAAAACCATCAATGGACAATTTCACCGGGGACAATTGCACCCCTAAATCCAAACCGATAGCCTGATCGGGACGCAGTGCGATTGCACAACCGCCGGCAGAAAGATCATCTAAACGCCCGACCCAAAGGGTACTTGTTGTCGGCTGGAAAAACTCCACCACACCAATGACATCAGGTGGAATATGCACTCGAAACACATTCCGGCGTTGCAAACGATCTATTTGAGCAGGGTAGGGAATCTCAAAGTACCGGTCGGTGCCCTCAATCTTCTCTTTAAGATCATTGACATAAAACCATGAAACCAACTGGTCGATAACCGCCTGCACCCGAATCCGGCCGGAAGCCTTGAGGTGCCTCAAGGGGACTTCCTTAGGCTGGTCAATTAAAAAACGGCGGTTTTCCGGATCATTAGAGACCATCTGAACCGCAATCTGAAAATCTTCATCCCCTTCAGGGATCAACCAGAAATGCCCACGTTCCTCAAAATGTCGCGCAAGTATCTTGTCGATGATGCGGGGGCTCCGTGCCGTAATAATGGTATCTTGCTGACTCATAAGTAAGGGCGCATCCGGAAGGCCTGCTCAAAATAATGAGCTAGCATAACGAGCCTTACCCGCAACGGGCAAGAACTCATCATCGTTCTCCTTATCACCGCCGGATGGATCACGGCTTCCCGCCCCACTCGGGCAGTCGCTTAACTGCCAGTTCAAAGTTCAACTGCGCAAACACAGGCAAGCCATTTCTGAACGGCGGCAGATCCTCACCTTGGATGAGAGGTTGCATATAACGCCGCGCCGCATCGGTAATACCGTAGCCATCGGCTCGAATATAAGCCGGTGGCACTGGCAACTCGACATCGGCCACATCATCGAGTGGCACCGCGCCGAGCGACCAGAGATACGGTTCGTCTGACAACCGTTCAATGGCGACCATCACATCCGACTGACCCGCCATGGCATAGGTGATGGCTGCCGCCCCGCAGGCATAGGCCTGGTCCACATCCACCCGTGAAGCAAGATGGCGCGCCGAACGCTGAAAATAATCAGAAACGGCCCAATGAGTTTTATACCCAAGCCCACGGCTCATGGCGGCAATCTGTGGCGCCATGCCGCCCAGTTGTTCATGGCCGAAGGTCGAGCTGGTTTGCTCCTGGGCACAGAAGGTTCCGTCAGCGCACAGCAAACCTTCTGCCACGATAACGATACAGCAACCATAGTGCTGAACACGTAACTGCAGGGCCGCAAGAAAGTCGGCAGGATTAAAAGACCGCTCCGGAAACAGAAGCAACAAGGGTGGATCGTCCGTCTCGAATGCCAGTCCGGCCGCCGCAGCCAGCCAGCCTGCATGACGCCCCATGACTTCAAGCACAAAGACCTTGGTCGAGGTTCCAGACATCGCAGCAAGATCGCGCGCCACTTCCCGAACACTGGTCGCGATATATTTTGCCGCCGAGCCAAACCCGGGACTCGTGTCGGTCATTGGCAGATCGTTATCGATGGTTTTGGGCACGCCGATGACGGTCAGATCAAGGTTCCGGGCACGGGCGAAGCGCGCCACCTTGGCCGCAGTCAACATCGAGCCGCCCCCGCCGTTATAAATAAAGGTGCCAATGTCATGCGCTTGGATCACATCAAGCAACCGCTCATACTGCGCAGGATGCGTATCCGGCTCACCAAGATCGGCTCGACAAGAACCGAATGCGCCACCGGGAGTATGCCGCAACGCCGCGATTTCCGCCGGGCTCACGCCTGACAAGTCATATAGCTCCTCGCGCAAAATGCCGAGAATCCCATCACGCGCGGCAAATACTTTCCCGAAGTACTCGGGGTGCCTCTGCGCCGTTTCAATCACCCCGCACGCACTGGCGTTGATGACTGCGGTAACCCCGCCAGACTGCGCATACAAAACGTTGTGTGACATAGAACCTCGGAGTTTCGATTGTGGCACGGTGGACATGAGGCTATTATGCACAATGATTATCAAGACTATATTGCAACTTACCTTAAGGAGTTCGGGATGCAGATCGGCACCAGCCTCACCCATTGTTTAATCGAAAAACAGCAAGCTCACCCAGATGCGTCTGGTGAATTCACACTCCTGATGAATGATATCGTCAGCGCGTGCAAGGTCATTTCAAGCTACGTCAACAAAGGCAACCTGATCGGCATTCTGGGCTCGGCAGAAACTGAAAACGTACAAGGTGAAACCCAGAAAAAACTCGACATCATTTCCAACGATGTCTTCACCGATACCCTGATGCAAGGCACCCAGGTCGCCGCTCTGGCATCAGAGGAAATGGACGATGTGTACCACCTGCCCGCCAACGCCAAGCGGGGCAAATACCTCTGCGTATATGATCCGCTGGATGGTTCGTCAAATATTGATGTCAACGTCACGGTCGGCACCATTTTCTCGGTTTTGCGCGCGCCAGAAGGCGTTGAAAATCCCAGCGAGCAGGATTTCCTGCAGCCAGGCACCACGCAAGTGGCCGCTGGTTACTGCATCTATGGCCCCTCGACCATCATGGTATTGACCACCGGCGAGGGCGTGAATGGCTTTACGCTCGACATGGACATCGGCGAGTTCAAACTGACGCACCCGAACATCACCATTCCGGAAGACACCAAAGAATTTGCCATCAACATGTCGAATCAGCGGTTCTGGGATGCGCCGGTCAAACGTTATATCGACGAATGCCTGATCGGTAAAGAAGGCCCGCGCGGCAAAGACTTCAACATGCGCTGGGTGGCGTCCATGGTGGCTGAAGTTCACCGTATCCTGACCCGCGGTGGCGTGTTCCTGTACCCCATCGACAGCAAGATCCGCGCACAAGGCGGCAAGCTGCGCTTGATGTACGAAGCGAACCCGATGGCCATGATCGTAGAACAGGCCGGCGGCATGGCGATTACCGGCCCTGAACGCATCATGGACATCAAACCGCACAAACTGCATCAGCGTGTTCCGGTCATCCTTGGCTCCAAGAATGAAGTTCAGATCCTGTCGGATTATCACAAAGCCTGATTGCGGCTGGTCATTAGTCACAAAGACGCTCTGACCACCAAGCATTAGCGCTAACAAAAAGCCCCGTTAAACGGGGCTTTTTTCTTGATCAGTTGGAAAACGATTATTTGGCCGATGCTACTTTGCCACCACCCGGGCAAGACGTTTTGCTGGAAGCCACTTTACCGGTCAGCAGAAGAAAATCGCCGAATGGCCCCATCACGTTGGCAGCCTCCATTTTCGGCCCTTCAAACTGGAGTTTGCCCGACATCATTGCGCCCATGGCGCCGCAGCCCCACGAACCTTTGCCCATACACGTCCAATCCGCATCGCTGGCATGCATCAGATAATCCACGCTGGAATTGAGCTTGGTCGTCTTGACCGGCCCGGCATAGACGCACATCGCCTTGCCATCCTTCGGCGCGATATCCAGCTCGACGCGCGTCGAGGCACCACAACCATCGCGGTACATTTGCAGTGCCTTGTACCCCTTGCCGCCGTTGTTGGAAACCCAACCATCTTTGCCGCCAAGGTCGGTGGTCAGTGTTTGATTCTGATTCCACTGGCTGCAAACCTGCTGTGCCCATTTGTCGTCCATGAAGCTGTCTGCATGTGCGGACGCAGCAGCGAAGGCAACCAGACCGAGCGCAGCCACGATACGCGACAAAGGGAATGAGCGAGATAAAACGAATGAAGACATGCCTGAACTCCTGTGGTGGTTTTTGTTTTTTACAGAAACCCAAGGACGGCATTTATTGCGAGAACGACACGTTCATGTAGCACATGAGCTGGCAGCCGATCCTTGGCATTTCGTTTTACGATGATGCACAAGCACGGACGTGTCTGCCAGCAGATATTTTTTGTAGTCGATAAAAGTAGCGTTCCTTTTCAGTGCTGGCCTTGCCGATACATGGCGACCACTTTCTTGAATTGCTCTGCTGTTAGTTGCTCTCGCAGCGTTTCAACACATAATGAACGCATCATCACCAGATGGGCGGTTTCGGCACCAATCTGCTGAACCAGGTGGTCTCGTTGATCCCTCGTACCGCCATCGAGCAGGACATGACGTAACTCGATCCGCAGTTCGGCAAGGTGATGTTCGACCGATTCACGCCGTGGTGGCATCTTTTTCACCCAGTCGGCAAAAAAAGCTTTCTGTTTGGCATCCAACCCGAGTGCCTGCTCATTGTTCAGAACAATCGGCATCAGCGCGACGATCGGTGGTGCAAGTTCGGCCCGTGTCGAAGCGCTCAACTCGGCTTGTGCGGGCAAGACCATACCGAAGGATAAAGCCATGCCGGCAAGACCGCCGACCCAT
This region of Halothiobacillus neapolitanus c2 genomic DNA includes:
- a CDS encoding MoaD/ThiS family protein; protein product: MIRFQFIHQDRVTKRFMGITIKLFASLREQFARDELKTTDTPATVHDAWLRITQKERPANILAAVNHEYVNFDHPLNDGDEVAFFPPVTGG
- a CDS encoding isoamylase early set domain-containing protein is translated as MSLIKKPLKTRPVCKVTFTLPPAYGVEAEAVTLVGDFNEWSQESHPLKKGKSDGSFSITVDLPVNEKFQFRYLINGATWINDDQADEYTPSPFGNESNSVVRT
- a CDS encoding D-hexose-6-phosphate mutarotase translates to MDALETLNYKFADCEGLEFVKIGDLTLAKIDTPLTQAIVAVQGAQIVEWKPANEDQLVVWRAKEPTYETGKSVRGGVPICWPWFGNHPNLTMAHGFVRFKDWILMNAQCDSDGQMHMHWRITDDAESLALWPHRFELDVIMHIGTELRIQLVTHNTGDESFSITQGMHTYLNLGDTRSTVIRGLEGGYYLDKLKGFARTPQDDIITITGAMDRIYFGTTHTVEVEDAEFNRVIVVAKEGSHSTVVWNPDENVPSGMLPEESRNMVCVEAVNAADDTVSIAPGERKILGTTISVRPMN
- a CDS encoding flagellar brake protein, with protein sequence MSQQDTIITARSPRIIDKILARHFEERGHFWLIPEGDEDFQIAVQMVSNDPENRRFLIDQPKEVPLRHLKASGRIRVQAVIDQLVSWFYVNDLKEKIEGTDRYFEIPYPAQIDRLQRRNVFRVHIPPDVIGVVEFFQPTTSTLWVGRLDDLSAGGCAIALRPDQAIGLDLGVQLSPVKLSIDGFADLSVNLVIRNQRIVSPGEWIFGAEFVDLGPLESQQLDRVVMRLQRYLI
- a CDS encoding 6-phosphofructokinase; translated protein: MSHNVLYAQSGGVTAVINASACGVIETAQRHPEYFGKVFAARDGILGILREELYDLSGVSPAEIAALRHTPGGAFGSCRADLGEPDTHPAQYERLLDVIQAHDIGTFIYNGGGGSMLTAAKVARFARARNLDLTVIGVPKTIDNDLPMTDTSPGFGSAAKYIATSVREVARDLAAMSGTSTKVFVLEVMGRHAGWLAAAAGLAFETDDPPLLLLFPERSFNPADFLAALQLRVQHYGCCIVIVAEGLLCADGTFCAQEQTSSTFGHEQLGGMAPQIAAMSRGLGYKTHWAVSDYFQRSARHLASRVDVDQAYACGAAAITYAMAGQSDVMVAIERLSDEPYLWSLGAVPLDDVADVELPVPPAYIRADGYGITDAARRYMQPLIQGEDLPPFRNGLPVFAQLNFELAVKRLPEWGGKP
- a CDS encoding class 1 fructose-bisphosphatase encodes the protein MQIGTSLTHCLIEKQQAHPDASGEFTLLMNDIVSACKVISSYVNKGNLIGILGSAETENVQGETQKKLDIISNDVFTDTLMQGTQVAALASEEMDDVYHLPANAKRGKYLCVYDPLDGSSNIDVNVTVGTIFSVLRAPEGVENPSEQDFLQPGTTQVAAGYCIYGPSTIMVLTTGEGVNGFTLDMDIGEFKLTHPNITIPEDTKEFAINMSNQRFWDAPVKRYIDECLIGKEGPRGKDFNMRWVASMVAEVHRILTRGGVFLYPIDSKIRAQGGKLRLMYEANPMAMIVEQAGGMAITGPERIMDIKPHKLHQRVPVILGSKNEVQILSDYHKA
- a CDS encoding SCP2 sterol-binding domain-containing protein, which codes for MSSFVLSRSFPLSRIVAALGLVAFAAASAHADSFMDDKWAQQVCSQWNQNQTLTTDLGGKDGWVSNNGGKGYKALQMYRDGCGASTRVELDIAPKDGKAMCVYAGPVKTTKLNSSVDYLMHASDADWTCMGKGSWGCGAMGAMMSGKLQFEGPKMEAANVMGPFGDFLLLTGKVASSKTSCPGGGKVASAK